In Lolium perenne isolate Kyuss_39 chromosome 5, Kyuss_2.0, whole genome shotgun sequence, the sequence GGCGGCGAAGGTCCCATATTCCCTATCGTCGTTGTTCCTATCTCCCGGCCGGTCGTGGTGAAGGTACCGCCGTTTCTTGGTTCTCCTGCCCCCTCTTCCTTGCTTCCCCATCGACATGTACAtggtttgctttttttttttcgaTTCGCTTTCTTGATTGGGACTTGTCAGGGGGGAAACCGGCAGCATCATCCATTTTAGTTTAAAAGCCATTCTCCTGTGTAGAAAGTAAGCGTTTTGCGATGGAATGCCACTATACCAGCCTAGGTTGCAGCAAACAGTATGAATTTGTAGTTGAACAGACTAGATCGGTGGTACATATATTGATTTATAATTATAGGGAAACGCTCTGGTGTGGCTTCATCACCTAACTTCGCTTCATGCGAATTTGTAAGCACCAATTCCAGGAATGTATACAGGTGGGGATCCCCACCCTGGTGTAGTTCTAAAGAACAAAGCTGGGCCTTATCTGGAGTAGTAAAAAAACATCTCTAATTCGTTTCTGTTTGAATCCCTACTATCTTGCCCGGGAGCTACAAGTGCTAATTTCATGCCCTTGTTTTCATGTGATTTACTAGGTGCCTCCAAATAAGTAGGTTCAGATTCAGCACAAGAGTCTGGTCTTGTGGAGTTGCTTGCGTCAATTACTCGATTTTTCTTTGTATTCTCTTCGTTTGTTATTCAGGCTCTGCTACTTATGGTGGTAGTTTCATTTAATGATGGGGCTTGTAGCTTCATTGTTTCTTAGTACTAAGTTACTAGCAATTTAGAGATAGATAAGGTGTTGGCTACTTTAATAGTTCATGTCCATTCTTATGAATAACAAACAAGTTTTGATAGATTCAGTAAATGCACAAAGTTATTCATAACCTGTGTTGCCAGCATGATCTCCATCTTCACATGCTTTATCCTGATATCATAAGTTTTAGTCCAGCTCCTCGGTTGTTTTCTAAACCTTGATATTACCTGATTGGTACAGCTGAATTTGCTCGATGGAGGACCTACCAGAGGATCTGGCGGCAGAGATTTTCAACAAGATCACCAGTACAAGTGATCTGAATTCTCTTTCCCTTGTGTCAAAGCAGCTCTACAAAACAGAGGGGAATCAAAGGGCTGCTGTCCGTGTTGGTTCCGGTCTTTGCACTGCTACAGAAGCACTGACAGCATTGTGCGCTCGGTTCCCAAATCTCCGGAAAGTTGAAATCGATTACTCTGATTGTGTACCTAGATGTGTACATCAGTTGAACAACAAAGGCCTCTCTGTGTTTTCATCTCACTGTTCCTCGCTGATTGACCTCACCTTAAGCTTCTGCTCATACATCAATGACTATGGGCTCAGTTGTTTAGCTCATTGCAAGACATTGGTGTCTCTCAGGCTGATCTCCACACCACAAATAACGTCAATTGGGCTTTTCTCTGTTGCAGTTGGTTGCACGAGTCTCTCTGTTCTCCACCTTATTGATTGCGAGAAAATCGACAGTGTTGAGTGGTTGGAATACTTTGGTAGGGATGGATCGTTGGAAGAGCTTGTAGTGAGGAATTGCAAAGGAATCAGTCACCATGACCTCCTTAAGTTTGGTTCAGGATGGATGAAGCTCCAGAAGTTTGAGTTTGAGGGGAATAGAGGATTCTATGGTATTTCTCAAGGTTATGCGGTCTATGACTCCTTGTACGATGCTCACAGCAGGGATATATATGATTGGTGCTGTGAGAGTTTGAATTATTTAAGGTTGGCGCATATAAAAACTTTGCCAGAAGTAGGACTTCGTGTTGTCCTAGGGAAGTGTAAAGCATTGGAGAAGCTTTGCCTTGAGTATGTTCATGCCCTGAATGACAATGACATGATTGCATTATCAACGAGCTGCAGCAATCTTAAAAGCATCTCACTCTGGCTCGATATTCAGTACTACTCTAGTGACGTCAGCAATGGTGAAGTCAGGACGTCATTTACCGATAAGAGCCTTTACTCCCTAGCCGTTAACTGTCGTATGCTTCAGATCGTAGACTTCAAATTTGATGGATGTTCTCGTGACTGGCCATCAGAAATTGGATTCACACAGAAGGGCTTTCTGGCACTAATTCGGTCCTGCCCAATTCGTGTTCTTGTGCTAGACACCGCTAACTTCTTGGATGAAGAGGGGATGAAGGCCATCTCATCCACACCACATCTGGAGACACTCGAGCTTACATTGTGTCCTGCGGTTACTGATGCTGGGATGCGCTTCATTGCACAcaccccatgcttgagaaatctCACACTTCGAGTGTGTCATGAGGTGACTGATGTTGGAGTGGCTGAACTGGGACGCGAACATAAGTTGGAGTCTTTGGTCATTGACTATTGTGGCCAAGTCTCTCTGCAAGGTGTGCAGGGTGTTGCCAAGTCAGTTCACTACTCCAAGGACTTCGCTAAGTGGATGAAAATAGGTTTGGGTAGCGGCTGTTGATGCTGCTGAAGTCATTAAGTTGTTGAGTTTGCAGCATTGGACAAAGCTGCCCATCATTCGACCCAGATTCACTCTCTGAACTTCCTATTGCCTTCTACCTTTACTTCTCCTGTATGACAGACTAGCTATGAACTTTGTGCGGGATCTGATGAATGCAACTCTAATAACAGCCACCAGTTATGCATTATATAGTTCTTGTTGCTTAATTTCTAATCTCTGTAGCCGTTTCGGAACAGGCATAATTCAGCCCAAGATTTCTTGTTTTTCCAGTGGATTCATTGTATGACCCTTTGGTTTTTATTGTTTTTAGACTCTTAGCAAATGTGATGAACCCTTTTCTTTTTATTACGGAAGTGATTTTGAAGACATGTATATCTGCCTGCTATTTTCCGGGTGGCAATTTGGTATGGATCAGTGTAGTCATCGAAGTTTCACATGACCTTGTAGAAAGTTGGCATGCTCGTTATTTTTTGTTGTTGATATTGATTCTATTGGAGGATTTTGCGCACTCAAGTTGGATACGAGCAAGACTTGTGACCGTCTGGAGTGGGACTATCTCTGAGGCCCTTTTCAATTAACATAGTTGACATGTGAACTTTCCCTAAAAAGCGGTATTTTAATTGCGCAGTGAGAAGTTACTAGTAGAATTGCCGGTGTTTAGATTCCAAGATGACAAAGTTACTACTCCCTCACCCTCAATCCATAAAAACTTGTCGAAGACTTATCAAAAAAAATTTGAACTTGTGCTTATATTAATTAAATAACATTGTTATGAATACAATCACGCTCGGAAAATAGTGTCTATACACTCGGAAAAGTTGTTGAAGACttatcaaaatttggatgtatctatacactaaatagtgtctaaatacatctaaatttggacaattttCGACATTCTTTTATGAACAGAGGTAATAGAATAATTTCGGATTTATTTTATCATTCAAGACCTTGCAATGCCATGGCACTGTAAGAGAATGTTTGTATGGGTAACTAGCGCTGCACTGCTCTGATCCTTGGTCCCCAACACTCAACAACAATCATTTTCTGAATCCTGTTTTCTACCGGCTATCCCCTATCTCTTGTTATTTGCTAGGAGCAGGACAGCTCGTTGGTGGTTATGTATCAAACCTAGAAGAATCGTTACCATAAAATCACCACATTTCTAGCTAAATCTTCATTTTAGTACCACTTTGTATTTTAGGAGCAAAAAACTACCACATTTTGCTAAGATTTTCGCAAAAAACACTAAACTGTCCATGTACGCGAATTGGCAGCGATTCTGGCAGAGAGGCCCCACTTGTCAGGACACTTTTGCTGAGGTGGACGTGTCATCCcaattaaaaaataaaatttcTGAATTTAGCAAATTAAAAAATGGACCGTGCCCCTGTTGAAACAACCCCTACATCGTCGACGGAGGCAGGCCGCCGCGTTCTTCTCCAAATCCGGTGACACCCGACCGCATTGGGACTCAGAGAGCAGGAGCCCTTTCCTCGGCGGCGAGCAAGGGGTACGGAGCAACGCTCGTCTGCGAGCAGGGGCGGCGCGACTGTCGTCCTGGGCCACGACCATGGGGCTTGCCGGTGATGTCGGAGAGTACCGACTGCAGTGGTGTCCGGGCCCACCGGAGTTTGTCGGCGTGGCTCGGGAGGAACTCCTTCGGCAAtaattgctcgccggagttctGGTCACCCGTTGCCTCCCGCACGAGCATCGGCTCCGGCCGATGCGAAGCTTCCTCACCTCTGTCGACCAAAGTATCGAGCCCAAAGATTGCCCCGAGCTCTGCGACCCTCCTAGGATTCTGCCTCCAGCCCTTGTCGACGGCCTAAATCACATGCGGCCaccgttgacataggcatccccaatgggtctgctgaagatggtacccgggatttactgaaggcccacgacccgaagtttatgaatcccggaagcccaattaagagatagtttggaaatatagagttgtattaggaatactcgacttgtaactattacgggacgaacacagagagtctcccggactttgtaaacttgtacatcacgaaaccctcggctccgcctcctatataagggagagtcgagggacaaagaggggatcgatttcattgtcaacataaccctagttttctagcagtcgagtacttttccggctgaaccctcgagatctacttgccctctacttccaactaaaccctagtctacaatccgtaggcattgacaagttcataccttgtcaattggcgctgtctgtggggattagaggcgacaaggagctgatctcgatggcacgttcaagatcgttgacatcttcggtggcaagcaacgtgatggacagaggtaaacggatcgaaactgatctagtcgattttgttcctcacccgccctcccgtttggatgcatatgcgtatctggaggagcctatggagatgacgttcgaaaggttccacttccgcgtcggaaaagaaggatcgcatcgtctcgagattccgatttcgtcgagaTCGTCGGCGGTCGGTTCCGATCTTTCGGAATCATCGTCATCGTTCGagataggtgatacgtctccgacgtatcgataatttcttatgttccatgccacattattgatgatatctacatgttttatgcacactttatgtcatattcgtgcattttctggaactaacctattaacaagatgccgaagtgcgattctttgtttctgctgtttttggtttcagaaatcctagtaaagaaatattctcggaattggacgaaatcaacttccaggttcctattttgcccgggagcatccagaacacacgagaaggaccagagggggggcactgggcccccagaccataggccggcgtggcccaggccctggccgcgccgccctatagtgtggccaccccttcgaccctctgacgccgcctcttcgcctatttaagggccctcgaccgaaaacctcgacacggaaaagccacggtacgagaaaccttccagagccgccgccatcgcgaagccaagatctgggggacaggagtctctgttccggcacgccgctgggacggggaagtgcccccggaaggcttctccatcgacaccaccgccatctccatcaacgctgctgtctcccatgaggagggagtagttctccatcgaggctcggggttgtaccggtagctatgtggttcatctctctcctatgtacttcaatacaataatctcatgagctgccttacatgattgagattcatatgatgatgcttgtaatctagatgtcgttatgctagtcaagtgaattttactcatgtgatctccggagactccttgtcccacgtgtgtaaaggtgacagtgtgtgcaccgtgtgggtctcttaggctatatttcacagaatacttattcactgttatgaatggcatagtgaagtgcttatttatatctctttatgattgcaatgtgttttgtatcacaatttatctatgtgctactctagtaatgttattaaagtagttttattcctcctgcacggtgtaatggtgacagtgtgtgcatccgtgttagtacttggtttatgctatgattatgatctcttgtagattatgaagttaactattgctatgatagtattgatgtgtattattcctcctacatagcatgaaggtgacagtgtgcatgctatgctagtacttggtttagtcgaattgatctttcatgcactctaaggttatttaaatatgaacattgaattgtggagcttgttaactccggcattgagggttcgtgtaatcctacgcaatgtgttcatcatccaacaagagtgtagagtatgcatttatctattctgttatgtgatcaatgttgagagtgtccactagtgaaagtctaatccctaggccttgttcctaaatactgctatcgctgcttgtttactgttttactgcgttactactgctgcaatactaccaccatcaactacacgccagcaagctattttctggcaccgttgctactgctcatatatattcattgtaagggtacattgcccctatgtgtggttttggtaattaatgacaacccctatggactaatgttttcattgagtttatatgaaggaatattccataggtactacttgctctccatgtgttggattcaagtatggatgccatgaagataaaggtatatcttgtgtattggcatcaagatcatcggtatgaagatatatatatgtgatatgatcaataagaagaaatgaagatggagttcttatgtgggactcaatattagccatgctctatcttatgtgagtatgtgaagatacaaggttgagttgggcaagttcaagatgagcgtctcaagtgaatcacatacttgaagcttgccgtccatttgatgataatggacatgtgaagaagtgcatcaatgaagctttcccatcattgtgtatgggggaacatttgtgagtatacacgaagcgacaatgatcaagtgatgggatgcgcaaggcaaaggtatgaccttgataggttttccttttaccggtctcgaggtggttgatgggagaccggattataggatagatagccgcactattaagaggggctttcggttgggtaacttgatcacatcgtcttagggagctcaatcctttgcatactttgcacattcttattgcttcttggtatttctcggtgtgaggttcttgagcttgttgctagctacaacaagcccaagttcatcgaaaacggagttcacatgcatcttctattgcgttttcgaggttgggtgattttaccggttattcatgatataaggttctaccttttatattcatgataaaatcccttcctacagattcttggtttttcactttctataagatagcatttgttgttatcttccaaacaaaattggtttcatgcgattcggagttcgggagcaatagttattaaagaaaaaggaaaaagaaaaaaagaaggggCCAGCCgtccggccggtctgaccggaccggcaaccggcccacccggtccgtgaCCGGACTTGGCACTGGTGCCATCCGGGCTGTGTCCAGTGGCCTTTGGGCCCGTGACCGGTCGCAGGCCCGGTGGCCGACCGGCCCACCTGGCGCCTCCCCGGTCGATCCGGATTCCTCGccggccgcctcctcgccggccgGGCCGTCGGCGCCCACGAGCCCACGCGGCACGAAGCCTCCGCGCCGCCCGTGCGCGTCTGGGCCGCCGCTCCCCGAGCAGCGCGCGCGCCCTGGCTGTCGGCGTCCTGGCCGGTGCCGGGCCTCAACGCCCCGCCGGCCCAGCCACCGCGCGCCCTCTCTCGCGCGGCCGCAGCCTATCCGCCGCCTGTGAGCGCAGTTTGGCccgcccggttgctgggccggtcggaccgggccaccgaccgggctcctcagtgcccaggccggtcggccggcctggcaaccggctgggccgtttttcgggGCGTTTTTCCTGCGTTTTTAATGAttctttttccccaacggttatattttctCCCAtgatataaatagcccttcttccaccttgagacatacacttcttccctttctctcacctccattgttgcatttgaagaagttgctctctctcttgttcccccccatgattcttgctcatatttgaggatttgagagaggagatctagatctacacttccaccaaaccaattcttctctaagtgagggaatctcttgggatctagatcttggagtctttggttgactttcccccttgttcttcctctccaatctcatcctagcattcgttgctttggtgggatttgagtgtgaaggacttgaacacctccggtgttcttgctttgcatcattgcatagtgttgagctctccaccacgatttgttcgagtgagagaccgtgagcttgttactcttggagggtgacctcctagttggcttggtgattggtgctccggtgatctcttcaagaagattgtgaagaggcccgggcttctccttcgtggagcttgtgaagtggttgtggagcttgccatctccggagcggaggaaaagctaaccataaggaaagggccattatccttcgtgggtgtggttcggagaatagggtgagccttcatggcgcggggaatccttcgtgggacctccactcctccaaacgtgacgtaccttgttgcaaagcaagggaacacgggaatacatcctcgtctccgcgtgcctcggttatttctatacccgagctctctttccttgtgatagccatcgtgcttgaagtacatatatcttgctatcacttgtgctacatatatcttgtgcctatcttgcttagctctagttgctattgttacacttagttgagcttagcatatttagggtttgtgcttgtaaactaaacgatagtttaattccgcattcttacaagacaaatccgcaagagtttgtaattgcctattcacccccccctctaggcgacatctcgatctttcaattggtatcagagcaaggtctctccttgttttaggcttcaccgccttgagagtaaagatgtcggctagtaatttagtgcacaatgacacaattatctttgttggcacaaattatcatttgtggcaaaattgcttgctttgtaaacttcggaccttgtgtccaaacattgagcaatttctagatgtaggtttttctcctccgatggatcctcaaaatctatctttagaggatgagaaaaacttacatcttgaagctcaagtatctaatgagcttttattctccttgagacccgattttcgtaggttcttgatatatataaagcgaaagtcgtctcatgagatgtggatcaagcttaaggaaatgtttggtggatccacttctcatttggtcggtggtgactccgaggagctctcttcttcttcacatcatgaagaggtccaagttgcttccacctccggccgtgatgagtcatcatcttcttccacttcaccaacgtgttgcaagacacaaggtaatgatatggtgagtggtgagggaaattgcaatgttgatattgtgctcaatagtgatgactcttcatctctatctcattgcaatgtttcctctttggacttaaacacatcttgcattgaaaataatctacatgcttgtgttgatagtccttgcatatcatgtgtaaattgcttacatagatctcatgaggatatgcttgccttgtcttgctcccataatcaaaatgtttttatttcctctagttgcttgttgactaacattgtagaggaaaccgaacactctatggatcaagacatgatttcaaatgaggattcaagaatatcttcatcttcatcctccggtatgcacatgtgccttatggaaaatggaccaaaggtatctcctactttgactcctaacacatcctctaatgatgagagtgatgatgatgataatgatgaagaacataatatcttggtgcatgatatggcaatggtatatgcttctcttcgtggtaataaagaagctcgtgcttatctc encodes:
- the LOC127302349 gene encoding F-box/LRR-repeat protein 14-like, yielding MEDLPEDLAAEIFNKITSTSDLNSLSLVSKQLYKTEGNQRAAVRVGSGLCTATEALTALCARFPNLRKVEIDYSDCVPRCVHQLNNKGLSVFSSHCSSLIDLTLSFCSYINDYGLSCLAHCKTLVSLRLISTPQITSIGLFSVAVGCTSLSVLHLIDCEKIDSVEWLEYFGRDGSLEELVVRNCKGISHHDLLKFGSGWMKLQKFEFEGNRGFYGISQGYAVYDSLYDAHSRDIYDWCCESLNYLRLAHIKTLPEVGLRVVLGKCKALEKLCLEYVHALNDNDMIALSTSCSNLKSISLWLDIQYYSSDVSNGEVRTSFTDKSLYSLAVNCRMLQIVDFKFDGCSRDWPSEIGFTQKGFLALIRSCPIRVLVLDTANFLDEEGMKAISSTPHLETLELTLCPAVTDAGMRFIAHTPCLRNLTLRVCHEVTDVGVAELGREHKLESLVIDYCGQVSLQGVQGVAKSVHYSKDFAKWMKIGLGSGC